Proteins encoded together in one Marispirochaeta sp. window:
- a CDS encoding HDIG domain-containing metalloprotein — MADYPTREEAYALVTEFNQSDSLIKHALSVEAVMRHFASRFGEDPEVWGVVGLVHDLDYEKWPDEHCKKTEEILTERGWPEELIRAVVSHGWGIVTDVEPKSEMEKVLFATDELTGLVTATALVRPSKSILDMSAKSVKKKWNQKAFAAGANRKIIAKGAEMLEMELSELIAETIAGMRPVAEKIGLAGSLAEG, encoded by the coding sequence ATGGCTGATTATCCAACAAGAGAAGAGGCTTACGCCCTCGTAACCGAGTTCAATCAGAGTGACAGCTTGATTAAACACGCCCTGAGTGTAGAGGCGGTGATGCGCCATTTTGCTTCCCGTTTTGGAGAAGACCCGGAGGTCTGGGGAGTTGTTGGCCTGGTACATGATCTGGACTATGAAAAATGGCCGGATGAACACTGCAAAAAGACAGAAGAGATACTCACAGAGCGGGGCTGGCCGGAAGAGCTTATCCGTGCTGTAGTGAGCCACGGATGGGGTATCGTCACCGATGTGGAACCGAAAAGCGAGATGGAAAAAGTTCTTTTTGCCACCGATGAACTTACCGGCCTGGTCACCGCCACCGCCCTGGTGAGGCCCTCGAAGAGTATCCTGGATATGAGCGCGAAATCGGTAAAGAAAAAATGGAATCAGAAGGCTTTTGCCGCCGGGGCAAACCGGAAAATTATCGCCAAAGGGGCAGAGATGCTGGAGATGGAGCTTTCTGAACTTATTGCGGAAACTATTGCCGGGATGCGCCCAGTGGCAGAGAAGATCGGTCTTGCAGGCAGCCTCGCGGAGGGTTAA
- a CDS encoding UTP--glucose-1-phosphate uridylyltransferase, whose protein sequence is MKGVIVAAGYGTRFLPVTKTVPKEMLPLIDRPAIDFIMDEFAAAGINEVLVISSRRKKALEDYFDREVELESVFQKEGAKAKLARIRPPEMKIFFTRQQEMRGTGDALLCARPFCGSEPFVVAYPDDLHFGEVPLARQLVSLYEKTGCSIMSALHDPPNLERYGVLALADDRLHVTDIVEKPAPGTEPSKEASIGRYLFTPEIFKHLEAGWKQHLAGPNPESEYFHIYALKQLMTGGKVVYHPIEGERLDTGAPAGYLRALLRYASKDPELAAEIKAAAARLK, encoded by the coding sequence ATGAAAGGTGTAATTGTCGCTGCGGGCTACGGGACCCGCTTTTTACCGGTAACAAAAACTGTACCCAAGGAGATGCTGCCCCTGATCGACAGGCCGGCCATCGACTTTATTATGGATGAGTTTGCCGCGGCGGGTATAAACGAGGTGCTGGTCATCAGTTCCCGGAGAAAAAAGGCCCTGGAGGACTACTTTGACCGGGAGGTGGAGCTGGAATCGGTCTTTCAAAAAGAGGGGGCTAAAGCTAAGCTCGCCAGGATACGGCCGCCAGAGATGAAGATATTCTTTACCCGGCAACAAGAGATGCGCGGTACCGGAGACGCCCTGCTCTGCGCCCGTCCATTTTGCGGCAGCGAGCCTTTTGTGGTAGCGTACCCCGATGATCTGCACTTTGGCGAGGTCCCCCTGGCGCGGCAGCTCGTGTCTCTCTATGAAAAGACCGGCTGCTCGATAATGTCCGCCCTTCACGATCCTCCGAACCTGGAACGCTACGGCGTTCTTGCCCTGGCCGACGACCGTCTGCACGTTACGGACATCGTGGAAAAGCCCGCTCCGGGAACAGAACCAAGCAAAGAGGCCTCAATCGGCCGCTACCTTTTTACGCCGGAGATTTTTAAACACCTGGAAGCAGGCTGGAAACAGCACCTGGCGGGCCCCAACCCGGAGAGCGAGTACTTCCACATTTACGCTCTTAAACAGTTGATGACCGGGGGAAAGGTTGTCTACCACCCTATAGAAGGTGAGCGCCTGGATACCGGGGCCCCGGCGGGCTACCTGCGCGCCCTGCTGCGCTACGCATCCAAAGATCCGGAACTGGCGGCGGAGATAAAGGCAGCGGCGGCCAGGCTAAAGTAA
- a CDS encoding nucleotidyltransferase yields MDTHPDYKELLELFNKRRVEYVIVGAHALALYGVPRFTGDIDIMIRPTQENGECIIKALEEFGFSFSDLSSADFADPDKVIQLGYPPVRIDLITSISGLTWEQVDSGKTLDYYGDVPVNFIGRKELIINKRASGRKKDLADLESLGEE; encoded by the coding sequence ATGGATACACACCCCGATTACAAAGAGTTGTTAGAGTTATTCAACAAAAGAAGGGTTGAATACGTAATCGTCGGCGCCCATGCCTTGGCCTTGTACGGTGTACCGCGTTTTACCGGCGATATTGATATTATGATTCGGCCGACTCAGGAAAACGGAGAATGTATCATTAAGGCACTGGAAGAGTTTGGATTCAGTTTTTCTGATCTTTCCTCAGCCGATTTTGCGGACCCGGACAAGGTAATTCAACTCGGCTACCCTCCTGTTCGGATTGATTTAATAACATCCATTTCCGGTCTTACCTGGGAGCAGGTGGATTCAGGAAAAACCCTTGATTACTATGGAGATGTCCCTGTTAACTTCATTGGGCGCAAGGAACTGATTATTAACAAACGGGCCTCCGGTCGTAAAAAAGACCTTGCCGACTTGGAATCTCTTGGAGAAGAATGA
- a CDS encoding glycosyltransferase family A protein, translating into MNPPKVSIIIPTHNRYHLLTEAIESVRAQIFCDYELIIVDDGSDDNTPSLRDEPDIRYLQTSRCGMPGAARNRGAEISRGEYLAFLDSDDLWLPEKLSRQVPLLDAQPDVPLIHTRELWRRGTKTVSQKGQKHARKGNIFTDALWKCTIGPSTVLMRKSAFEELGGFDESLEVAEDYEFWLRVTSRYPVAYIDEALTIKRAGDWEQLSEKHGQIEEFRIEALFRLLEQERLPQEHRSETLVMLNNKLDIWSAGARKRGRDEEAQGFYDRLERLGSC; encoded by the coding sequence ATGAATCCTCCGAAGGTCTCCATCATCATTCCCACTCATAACCGATATCATCTACTCACCGAAGCAATAGAATCAGTCAGAGCGCAGATATTCTGTGACTACGAATTGATTATTGTTGACGACGGCTCCGACGACAATACACCCTCGCTGCGCGATGAGCCGGATATCCGTTATTTGCAGACCTCCCGCTGCGGTATGCCGGGAGCTGCCCGCAACCGGGGTGCAGAAATCTCCCGGGGTGAATACCTCGCCTTTCTCGATTCCGATGACCTCTGGCTGCCGGAAAAACTCTCCCGCCAGGTACCCCTGCTGGATGCACAGCCGGATGTACCGCTGATTCACACCCGTGAGCTCTGGCGGCGGGGAACAAAAACGGTGAGCCAGAAAGGGCAGAAGCATGCCAGAAAAGGGAATATTTTTACCGACGCCCTCTGGAAGTGTACCATCGGCCCCTCCACGGTACTGATGCGGAAGTCCGCCTTCGAAGAGCTCGGGGGCTTCGATGAATCCCTGGAGGTGGCGGAGGATTACGAATTCTGGCTGCGCGTTACCAGCCGCTATCCCGTTGCCTACATAGATGAAGCCCTCACGATTAAGAGAGCAGGAGATTGGGAGCAGCTTTCCGAAAAACACGGCCAGATCGAAGAGTTCCGCATCGAGGCCCTTTTCCGGCTGCTGGAGCAGGAGCGCCTGCCGCAGGAACACCGGTCTGAGACCCTGGTCATGCTGAATAACAAGCTGGATATCTGGTCCGCCGGAGCGCGAAAACGGGGACGGGATGAAGAAGCCCAGGGATTCTATGACCGTCTGGAGCGTTTGGGATCATGCTGA